In Candidatus Cloacimonadota bacterium, the DNA window ATTTATTATTTCTTGTTTGTTATTAATATCAGGTGGCAATAATCAAAATACTAAAAAGATAGAAAATGTAAAGAATCAGGAAACAATAAAACCTGCTTTTGAAAATGAAGCATCATTGATGGCAGTGTTATGGTGTCAAGCCTCTGCGGAGTATCGAGCTCTGACTTATCAAGCTTATAATATCGCCAGATTAAGACTTGATGAAGAATTACAAATTAGTAGAAACCAGAAAAGAGCAGTGATAGTTGACATTGATGAAACAGTGCTAGACAATTCCAGATATAATGCTAAAGAAATTACTGATAAACAGGTCTATCCAGATGATTTTTATCACTGGATTGATTTGGCAAAAGCAGAAGCTATTCCTGGTGCTAAAGAATTTTTAGACTATGCAGTTTCTAAAGGTTGTGATGTATTCTATATATCAAATCGAAGAGTAAGATGTTTGGATGGCACCATAAGAAATCTTAAAAAATTAGGTTTTCCACAAGTTGAAGAAGGTCATGTTTTGTTGAAAGAAGATATTTCAAGTAAGGAAGGAAGAAGACAGGAAGTTGCAAAAACACATTATATTGCTTTATTAATAGGTGATAATCTAATTGATTTTTCTGAAGTTTTTGATATAAAATCTGTAGAGGGACGTCTTGCTTCTGTAGAAAATTATAAAGAGAATTTTGGTAAAAAATTTATAGTTTTACCTAACCCAATGCACGGAGCTTGGTTCAAAGCTTTATATGATTACGACAGGAATTTATCCAAAGAAGAAAGAACTCAAAGAATTATCCGTTATTTAAAAAGCTATTAATATTTTCTTGGACCATTTAAGTATCGGAACGAAAAAATTAAAGAATTGAAAAGTATTTGATTGTTAGCGTTAGCTCAAATTAGTTTTCTTAAACAAGCATAGTTTCAAAGAGATTTGCAAAATTATTTCTGTGAAAAGTAACAAATTTACTTCTGGAGTAATTCATTCCAGAAAATATTTCTGAGCAGCAACCTACACACGAATTTTTAAGAACTCTTATTTTTGGTTCACATATATGCAACTTGACAAAATATGTCTTTTACAAAAAATTTGAATATTAATTCTTAAATATTTCTTGATCACTTGGCTGAAGGGAAATTATATGAGAAAATATAGGAAGAAGTAATATGAAACAATTACTAATTTATCTATTGACAATGTGCTTTTCTGCACAACTATTCAGTTTGGATTATATTGAGAGTTCCAGTGGCTTGAATATTCCACAATTAGACGGTGGAAGGACCGAATTAGAATTTGCAGATATTGATGCAGATGGTAATATTGACATCTTGTCCATTGGTGACCATGGTTCACCTTATATTAATACCAGTGAGCATGGCATTATGGTTTGGTTTGGAGATGGAAATGGCAGTTGGGGTGTGTATCAGAATGGAAATTTTGGTTATGGAGGTATTGCAGTCGGAGATGTCAATAATGATGGTTTGCTGGATGTTGGATATGCAATGCATCACAATTATTCAAGTAGTGATTTTGGAAACCAGCTTATTGAAGTTGCATTGGGCGATGGAACGGGAATGAATTGGACCCCCTGGGATGATGGATTGGCAACAAATGGTGAAACTTGGGGAATGTTTGGCACTGATTTCGCAGATGTTGATAATGATGGTGATTTAGATATTGGAAGTAATTCTTTTGGTTCTGGTGCAGGTGTGCATATTTATCTAAATCAAGGTGATGGCAGTTGGATACAGTCTTTTGGATTTCTCGGAGGAAACTCTGATATGGACTTCATTTTTGGCGATATCAACAACGATGGCAATATAGATTTTGCTGCCAAACATCAATATGGAACTGTTTATTTTGGTGACGGAACTGGAAACTTTGTCAATGCAGATGGAAATCTACCATCTTATAGCAAATATGGAACAGCTCTTGGCGATGTAGATAATGATGGTGGAAAGGATATTTCATTTGTTACAGGTTATTCAAATGCAGGTGTAAAGGTCTGGGTATGGGATGAAGGCCAGGAAGTATGGACGGATTTTTCAGGGAATCTTCCTACAACCGGTGGTTATGAAGCAACTCAATTATATGATATGAATGTTGATGGATACATAGATTTATGTACTTTTGGGAATGGCACATTTACTTTATGGCTTGGTGATGGGGCAGGAAACTGGGACCAAGATGCTCAATTTAACACACCACTTTATGGCTATTGTGAAGCATTCCGAGTAGGTGGAGATATAGACCATAATGGTTTTCCCGATATAGTATTAGTCTCTGATGAGGGTTCATGGCCTAGTTCATATAATCATTTGCATTGTTTTAAAGAAACTGCCGTAGCAGAAAGTCTGACAATTACACCGATGTCTCCAAGAGGGAATGAGTATTTCATCAGATTTTCTACACAATTTATTGATTGGGTTTCCGCTGTACCTGATGATGACTCATCGCTTGTTAAACTTGAGTATTCAAGATTTGGGAATAATGGTCCTTGGGCAATGATTGCAGATAGTTTGCCTAATAATGGTCGTTATCAATGGACAATTGCACGAATCAGCTCATCAGATTGTTATATCCGCTATACTGTTTGGACAGTAACAGATACTGTAACATCAATTACCCCGTCTGCTTTTTCGGTTTCTAGTACTCCACCAGCAACGGATGATATATCTATAAATCAAAAAGCCTTCATACAAAATTATCCTAATCCATTTGACAAACAAACTACGATTAAATTTTCTATTCCAAAAGATTGCTATGTAGAATTAAATATTTATGATATTAAAGGCAAATGGCTTAAAACATTAGTAAATAGAAGAATGAAAGCAGGGTCTCATAATATTGTTTGGAATGGGAGGAATCATAATAATACCATTCTTCCCAATGGTATCTATCTTTATCAGATTAAGATAGATGATTATTATTTAAATAAAAAGATGTTGTTATTAAGATGAATTGCAGTAAAAATTTAATGATTTTATCAAAGAGTAAATTTTGAAGGGATATTAGAATAAAAATGATTGAAATAATTATTTCACTACTTATTGGATTAATTGTTGGGATTATAGCAACAATACTAATTTTGCGCGGAAAATCCTCTGTACAAAGGCAACTAACTAATGACTTGAAGAAAGAGCTTTCTACAAAACAGGAAGATATTGATACTTTGAGAAGTGCAAAAATAGTAGCGGAGACCAAGCTTGAAGAAGCAAGAAAAAATGTAGAAGAGCAAAAGGAATTACTAAAAAAAGCAACCGAACAGCTATCTAATACATTTGAAGCCTTATCAGCCAAAGCTTTGAAAGACAGCAATGAAGAATTTTTGAAATTAGCCAAACAAAATCTGGAAACAATTTTAGAGAAAACAAAAAGTGAATTTGGAAAAGAAGCGATTTCAAATACATTACAACCTTTAAAAGAAGCCTTGAAAAGATATGATAATGAGATTAAGGAAATGGAAAAGGATAGGCAAGATGCTTATGGGGGATTGAGAGAACAGCTAAGTAATCTTACTATAACTCATGAAAGGTTGAAGAACGAAACATCAGCTCTTGTAGATGCATTGAAAAGGCCACATGTCCGCGGTAGATGGGGAGAAATTACTTTAAAACGAGTGGTTGAATTGGTTGGTATGTCCGCACATTGTGATTTTACTGAGCAAACAAGTATAGACACAGATGAAGGGCGATTGCGTCCAGATATGATTGTAAACCTTCCGGGGAAACGTTCAATTGTTATTGATGCAAAAGCTCCTTTAAAATTCTTTCTGGATGCAAATGAAGCGAAAACGGATAAAGAACGTGAAACAGCAATGTTATCACATGCAAAAGCAGTGCGTGACCATATGAATGCATTATCTAAAAAGGATTATTGGAAACAGTTTGAACAAAGTCCTGATTTTGTTATATTGTTTCTTCCTGGAGATTCATTCTTTAGCGCCGCACTTGAGTTGGATAAAAATTTGATTGAAGATGGAATAAATAATAAAATTATTATTGCAACGCCAGCTACTTTGATAGCACTTTTAAGAACGGTGGCGTTCTCATGGCAGCAGCAAAAAGTTGCTGAAAACGCAAAAGTAATTGCAGAAGTTGGTGCAGAATTATATGAACGGATATGCACATTTCAGGAGCACCTTGGAAAAATTGGCGGTAGTTTAGATTCAGCGGTTGATACTTATAATAAAGCAGTTGGCTCGTTCTCAAGAAGAGTAATTCCTGGTGCAAAGAAATTGCAGGAACTCGGAGTGAAACAGACCAAGAAAGAGGCTCTGGAAATTGAACCTATAGAAAGAACAATAAGAAAGTTGCCCAAAGAATAAAAAATACATAAATTGAAGATCAAAGAAAAAAAGATTAAAGGTAAAAGAGAAAAGAATGTAATTGCCGATGAGCCCAAATCTAATTGGGGAGGCAATCCACAATAAAATTTAAATGAAAAAACAAAAGAGAAGTAATATGCAAGAGAGCAAATCTCCTAACAATGACCCATATTTAATGCGAATAAATAAGGATGAAAAGTTGTATAAATTCTTTTTCTTTCGTCCAATTGCAGGACAGGACAGACATTTTGCAGATCTCATTTAAGGGACTTTTAATTTTATTCATTCCAATGAGCTAAACTTCTGTTTTTATAATTTTCACTTCTCATCCTTAAATAAGGATTCTATTTA includes these proteins:
- a CDS encoding 5'-nucleotidase, lipoprotein e(P4) family, coding for MNKSIKNVFLFVFIISCLLLISGGNNQNTKKIENVKNQETIKPAFENEASLMAVLWCQASAEYRALTYQAYNIARLRLDEELQISRNQKRAVIVDIDETVLDNSRYNAKEITDKQVYPDDFYHWIDLAKAEAIPGAKEFLDYAVSKGCDVFYISNRRVRCLDGTIRNLKKLGFPQVEEGHVLLKEDISSKEGRRQEVAKTHYIALLIGDNLIDFSEVFDIKSVEGRLASVENYKENFGKKFIVLPNPMHGAWFKALYDYDRNLSKEERTQRIIRYLKSY
- a CDS encoding FlgD immunoglobulin-like domain containing protein, encoding MKQLLIYLLTMCFSAQLFSLDYIESSSGLNIPQLDGGRTELEFADIDADGNIDILSIGDHGSPYINTSEHGIMVWFGDGNGSWGVYQNGNFGYGGIAVGDVNNDGLLDVGYAMHHNYSSSDFGNQLIEVALGDGTGMNWTPWDDGLATNGETWGMFGTDFADVDNDGDLDIGSNSFGSGAGVHIYLNQGDGSWIQSFGFLGGNSDMDFIFGDINNDGNIDFAAKHQYGTVYFGDGTGNFVNADGNLPSYSKYGTALGDVDNDGGKDISFVTGYSNAGVKVWVWDEGQEVWTDFSGNLPTTGGYEATQLYDMNVDGYIDLCTFGNGTFTLWLGDGAGNWDQDAQFNTPLYGYCEAFRVGGDIDHNGFPDIVLVSDEGSWPSSYNHLHCFKETAVAESLTITPMSPRGNEYFIRFSTQFIDWVSAVPDDDSSLVKLEYSRFGNNGPWAMIADSLPNNGRYQWTIARISSSDCYIRYTVWTVTDTVTSITPSAFSVSSTPPATDDISINQKAFIQNYPNPFDKQTTIKFSIPKDCYVELNIYDIKGKWLKTLVNRRMKAGSHNIVWNGRNHNNTILPNGIYLYQIKIDDYYLNKKMLLLR
- the rmuC gene encoding DNA recombination protein RmuC — translated: MIEIIISLLIGLIVGIIATILILRGKSSVQRQLTNDLKKELSTKQEDIDTLRSAKIVAETKLEEARKNVEEQKELLKKATEQLSNTFEALSAKALKDSNEEFLKLAKQNLETILEKTKSEFGKEAISNTLQPLKEALKRYDNEIKEMEKDRQDAYGGLREQLSNLTITHERLKNETSALVDALKRPHVRGRWGEITLKRVVELVGMSAHCDFTEQTSIDTDEGRLRPDMIVNLPGKRSIVIDAKAPLKFFLDANEAKTDKERETAMLSHAKAVRDHMNALSKKDYWKQFEQSPDFVILFLPGDSFFSAALELDKNLIEDGINNKIIIATPATLIALLRTVAFSWQQQKVAENAKVIAEVGAELYERICTFQEHLGKIGGSLDSAVDTYNKAVGSFSRRVIPGAKKLQELGVKQTKKEALEIEPIERTIRKLPKE